From Lolium perenne isolate Kyuss_39 chromosome 5, Kyuss_2.0, whole genome shotgun sequence, a single genomic window includes:
- the LOC127304915 gene encoding uncharacterized protein produces the protein MESGIARAVASSKAPHSRVTLANETAIEEKRRKIESGGAQAVSSSAAAPRSRVPLGDDGRPLDGVRRAKLLRHLRHGDGSIYRSNGYYAKVYRLHDRNETCLEPMMMTEPSTSCMPDDRMVCQTHEFRTMMQIFYLRLANTCSHVGGPVELYGYVAVRDLLNPMRNYIFNRPRDDPFVVGHDGFIQMTGPKRGIRMEAHVLIEFDMKIKKGGEVEDDLQLLDCVASFSHRTSRNATANRRQIDCDCGAVDITYALLDSAAEATVQVGISELAPRDNGLRLKAAAFYTSQLSGQFDLFDGMVTAEASELSRIVVAVVKGGHLLVSLILSETGGSDRRIVQNSCTFPVQKHGNRVSVLKLGLATIEVKVTWSTLDIPQSLLLGPNCFKWEYMAAEGIEYDGD, from the exons ATGGAGAGCGGCATCGCACGAGCCGTCGCATCGTCCAAGGCTCCTCACAGCAGAGTAACCCTTGCCAACGAAACCGCAATCGAGGAGAAGAGAAGAAAGATCGAGAGCGGCGGCGCACAGGCTGTCTCGTCGTCGGCGGCGGCTCCACGGAGCAGGGTGCCGTTGGGCGACGACGGGCGTCCGCTCGATGGCGTGAGACGTGCCAAGCTCCTTCGCCATCTGAGGCATGGTGATGGCTCTATCTACAGAAGCAACGGTTATTATGCTAAAGTTTATCGTCTCCATGACAGAAACGAGA CTTGTCTGGAGCCAATGATGATGACAGAGCCATCAACCTCTTGCATGCCTGACGACAGGATGGTTTGCCAGACTCATGAATTTCGGACCATGATGCAGATATTCTACTTGAGGCTAGCTAACACTTGTTCGCATGTTGGTGGCCCAGTTGAGTTGTATGGATACGTGGCTGTCAGGGATCTGTTGAACCCTATGCGCAATTACATCTTCAACCGCCCAAGGGACGATCCTTTTGTCGTGGGGCATGATGGGTTTATACAGATGACTGGCCCTAAGAGGGGCATCAGAATGGAGGCTCATGTGCTAATCGAGTTCGACATGAAGATCAAGAAAGGAGGAGAAGTCGAAGACGATTTACAGCTCCTCGACTGCGTTGCCTCCTTCAGCCACAGAACATCGAGGAATGCTACAGCAAACAGAAGACAGATCGATTGTGATTGTGGAGCTGTGGACATAACCTATGCGCTTCTGGACAGCGCGGCTGAGGCCACCGTGCAGGTCGGGATATCAGAGCTGGCGCCGCGGGACAACGGGTTAAGACTGAAAGCGGCAGCATTTTACACTTCGCAGTTGAGTGGGCAGTTCGATCTGTTTGACGGAATGGTCACCGCCGAGGCATCCGAGCTAAGCAGGATTGTGGTCGCTGTGGTGAAGGGAGGCCATTTGCTTGTATCGTTGATACTCAGTGAGACTGGTGGCTCGGATCGTCGTATTGTTCAGAATTCCTGTACCTTCCCTGTTCAAAAGCATGGAAACCGTGTCTCCGTTCTCAAACTTGGGCTGGCCACTATAGAGGTGAAGGTAACCTGGTCTACTTTGGACATTCCCCAGAGTCTTCTTCTCGGTCCAAATTGCTTCAAGTGGGAGTATATGGCAGCTGAGGGGATTGAGTATGACGGTGATTAA